DNA from Deltaproteobacteria bacterium:
ATCGCCCGGGCCATGCCCACCGGATCCTTCGCCCCGGCGATGGCAGTGTTCATCAGCACGCCGTCCACGCCCAGCTCCATGGCGAGCGCCGCGTCCGAGGCCGTGCCCACGCCGGCGTCGACGATCACGGGCACGGTGGCCTGCTCGAGGATGATCCGCAGGTTGTAGGGGTTGCGGATGCCGAGGCCCGAGCCGATGGGGGCGGCCAGGGGCATCACGGCGTGGCAGCCCATCGCCTGCAGCTCCTTGCAGACGATCGGGTCGTCGGTGCAGTAGGGCAGGATGGTGAAGCCCTCGTCGAGGAGGACCTTCGCCGCCTCGATCGTCGCCCGGTTGTCGGGGAAGAGGGTCTTCTCGTCACCGATCACCTCCAGCTTGAGCAGGTCGCCCATGGAGGCCTCGCGGGCCAGCCGCGCGGTGCGGATGGCGTCCTCGGCGGTGTAGCAGCCGGCGGTGTTCGGCAGCAGCACGGTGCCCTCGGGCAGCCAGTTGAGGAGGCTCTCCTCGCCGGTGGCCGAGAGGTCGATCCTCCGGACCGCGACGGTGACGACGTCGGCGCCCGACTCGGTGATCGCGGCCTTGGTGGTGGGGA
Protein-coding regions in this window:
- a CDS encoding thiazole synthase; translation: MSDTFKVGEHTLKSRLIVGTGKYADFPTTKAAITESGADVVTVAVRRIDLSATGEESLLNWLPEGTVLLPNTAGCYTAEDAIRTARLAREASMGDLLKLEVIGDEKTLFPDNRATIEAAKVLLDEGFTILPYCTDDPIVCKELQAMGCHAVMPLAAPIGSGLGIRNPYNLRIILEQATVPVIVDAGVGTASDAALAMELGVDGVLMNTAIAGAKDPVGMARAMRLGVEAGRAAFLAGRIPRKLYATASSPLEGMVD